From one Raphanus sativus cultivar WK10039 unplaced genomic scaffold, ASM80110v3 Scaffold0021, whole genome shotgun sequence genomic stretch:
- the LOC108838470 gene encoding uncharacterized protein LOC108838470: MAGGDHPFHLETGVWWDMNTCPVPPGFDPRHVRGCIKSALEKKIGRPSVVSIYALGNLEYIPRDLLEMISSSGITLIHGLRNMMDFNGFLEEWSDNSMDTTYTMVITDDYGIAYPPLLGLFEFSKLCAYPKDGRLIALANQSNPRHRVLPCDFVWEALLSDNYADSTGSKPLYGSKPLYVCNICDTYFEEEFSPHLKFSTHLKGEGHRTKLFDIAARDSSNGELKHFCQVCNYPADVDFNLRLHNQSEEHKLAAKKAQEEDNCESRNRGPEWDPVGEIRSNLS; this comes from the exons ATGGCAGGAG GTGACCATCCGTTTCATCTGGAGACGGGAGTGTGGTGGGACATGAACACCTGTCCGGTTCCCCCTGGTTTCGACCCTCGTCATGTCCGTGGGTGTATAAAATCTGCGTTGGAGAAGAAGATTGGTCGTCCTTCTGTAGTCAGCATCTATGCCCTGGGCAACCTAGAATACATCCCAAGGGACCTCTTGGAAATGATCTCTTCCTCTGGAATCACTCTTATTCATGGCCTCCGCa ATATGATGGACTTTAATGGGTTTCTGGAAGAATGGTCTGACAACAGCATGGACACCACTTACACAATGGTGATAACCGATGATTATGGGATTGCTTATCCTCCTCTTCTTGGGCTTTTTGAATTCTCTAAGCTTTGTGCATATCCAAAAGATGGTCGGCTCATTGCCCTTGCCAATCAAAGCAATCCCAGACATAGAGTGTTGCCCTGTGACTTTGTCTGGGAAGCTTTATTGTCTGATAATTACGCAGATTCGACCGGGAGTAAACCTCTCTACGGGAGTAAACCTCTCTACGTGTGCAACATATGCGATACTTATTTCGAAGAAGAATTCAGCCCTCATCTCAAATTCAGCACTCATCTCAAGGGTGAAGGACACAGAACAAAG TTGTTTGATATAGCGGCTAGAGACTCCAGCAACGGTGAGCTTAAACATTTTTGCCAAGTTTGCAATTATCCCGCCGACGTCGATTTTAACTTACGCCTCCATAACCAAAGTGAAGAACATAAG CTGGCTGCGAAAAAGGCTCAAGAAGAGGACAATTGCGAGAGCAGGAACAGAGGTCCAGAGTGGGATCCGGTTGGCGAGATAAGAAGCAATCTCTCTTGA
- the LOC108831821 gene encoding protein ROH1, whose protein sequence is MTEMLDRILKALDICNAVVNGIDSVRQSRRLAEIAVTALKQRPLCDGSVRRAKRALASLVVGLNGDVKDRSNGSSSSSNKRTTSRSWSFGPRSNVAVGGSSGHVSKNWSATKQIQGMVANLVLPRGAEASGAAMPVYIMSSVMALVMWVLVAAVPCQTSNVLVAPLQLPKHQSWASAAVNIQEKVGEEMKRKEKRFGCGGGGLMEEMQRMEKIGLSLLEFTERFRFPAEEEEAEEVAEKVEEMDEICRGMEVGLEDLQRQVREVFHRLVRSRLEIVSLLDQAHAI, encoded by the coding sequence ATGACTGAAATGCTTGATCGGATTCTAAAGGCGCTTGATATATGTAACGCCGTCGTTAACGGTATTGATTCCGTTAGACAGAGCCGGCGTCTTGCGGAGATAGCTGTCACGGCGCTTAAACAGCGGCCGTTATGTGACGGAAGCGTTCGTAGAGCCAAGCGTGCGTTGGCAAGCCTCGTCGTTGGGTTAAACGGCGACGTGAAAGATAGGAGCAATGgcagtagtagtagtagtaacaAAAGGACAACGTCGAGGTCGTGGTCGTTTGGACCGCGCAGCAACGTCGCCGTAGGAGGATCGTCTGGCCACGTCAGCAAGAACTGGTCTGCGACGAAGCAGATTCAAGGGATGGTTGCTAATCTCGTGCTGCCACGTGGAGCGGAAGCTTCAGGAGCGGCGATGCCGGTTTATATAATGAGCAGTGTTATGGCTCTTGTGATGTGGGTGCTAGTGGCTGCGGTTCCTTGCCAGACAAGCAACGTTCTTGTGGCGCCGTTGCAGCTTCCGAAACACCAGAGCTGGGCTAGCGCCGCGGTGAACATTCAGGAGAAGGTTGGTGAAGAGATGAAACGGAAGGAGAAGCGTTTtggttgtggtggtggtgggttgATGGAGGAGATGCAGAGGATGGAGAAGATAGGGTTGTCTTTGTTGGAATTCACGGAGAGGTTTAGGTTTCCGGCAGAGGAAGAGGAGGCGGAGGAAGTTGCGGAGAAGGTGGAAGAGATGGATGAGATTTGCAGAGGAATGGAAGTTGGATTGGAGGATTTGCAGAGACAAGTGAGAGAAGTGTTCCACAGATTGGTGAGAAGCAGGCTAGAGATTGTTTCCTTGCTTGATCAAGCTCATGCAATCTAA